From the Streptomyces sp. NBC_00390 genome, the window TCGCCGGGCTGTGGGTGAGCCTGGACGACGGCGTTGCGGCGGTCGCTTTGGCCAACGCAACCTCGGGCCCCTTGACCGGGGTGGTAGCCAGCGATCTTGTACGGATCGTGGCGGATGCAGAGCCGCGGATCCCTGAACCCTGGAAGCCGCTCCCTGAGGTCGACCAGGCGCTGCTGGAACTGACGGGGCCTTGGTACTGGGGGACGTACCCCTACGGTCTGCGCCTGGTGGCGGACCGCGGCGTAGAGCTGGAGCCGCTGCACAGCACGGGCCGGAAGTCACGATTCGTCGCTGACCCGGGGGCGCGGGAGACATGGACCGGGCTCGATGGCTACTACGCGGGGGAGACGTTGCGTGTGGTGCGCCGTGACGACGGTTCGGTGAGCCACCTGGATCTCGGCTCGTTCGTCTTCACCCGCCAGCCGTACGAGCCGGGTGATGCGGTTCCCGGGGGTGCGGACGAGCACGGCTGGCGCGGGCTCGGTGGATGAGCCGGACGGTGTTTCACGTGAAACCGCCGCCTGTTTCTACCGGACCTGCCTGTACACGGATCAGATGCTCAGCTTGAACCCGACGTGCGAGGCCTCGAAGCCGAGCCGCTTGTAGAAGCGGTGAGCATCGGTGCGGCTGACATCGGATGTGAGCTGAACGAGCCGGCAGCCCTGGCGGCGTGACTCGGCGACGGCCCATTCGACGAGCTGGGTGCCGAGGCCGGTGCCGCGCTCGTCCGCGTGGACTCGTACGCCCTCGATGATCGAGCGCGTGGCGCCCCGGCGGGACAGCCCGGGGATGATCGTGAGCTGGAGAACGCCGACGACCCGGTCACCGCGTACCGCGACCGTCTGATGCTGGTTCGGGTCGTCGGCCAGCCGCTCAAACGCGGCGTTGTACGGGTCGAGGTCGTCCGGCGACTCCCGCTGGGCGCCCAGCGGGTCGTCGGCGAGCAACGCCACGATCGCCGGGATGTCGTCGTGTACGGCCGGCCGTATCTGCAGCTCGTTCATGATCGGCAGACTACGCAGTTGCTGCCCGCTGTGCGGGAACCCCGAGAGCTTCGACAGCCGTGACCAGAGGAGCGAGCTCAGGGTTCTTGGCCGCTTCGTCGAGTGCCTCGCGCAGGGCGGTGTCATTGGTGGGGCGGGCCTCGGCGAGGAGCCGGAGGCCCGCTTCGCTGACGTTGGTGTAGATGCCGCGGCGGTCGGTGGGGCACAGGTAGCGGGACAGCAGGCCACGGTCCTCGAGGCGGGTGACGAGGCGGGTGGTGGCGCTCTGGCTGAGGACGACAGCGTCGGCGACCTGCTTCATCTGCAGATGGCCGCCTTCGCCGTCGTGCTGGCGGCTGAGAACGTCGAGGAGTGAGAACTCCCGGACGCTCAGTCCGTGGTTGGCCTCGAGAGCGCGCTCGATATGGGCCTCGATCTTCCCGTGCAGCAGCGAGAGAGCGCACCAGCCCTGGGACAGGGACGTGAGGGCGGGGTCGGTCGCGCTCATCTGGGTGACCTCCTCGGTGCTGGAGTCCTCGGCTCTCGAGCGGCTCGCTCTCCAGGTTAGACGATTGATGCAATATCCCGCGTTTGCAACTAATCGAGGTGTGTCGCTGTTCCCTGAGGGGCCGCACTCCCAGAGGACCGGCTCTCGGGCAGGGGGCGTCGCCCTATCCGGCTGCCACCGTGAGTGGGGCGAAGCGGCGCGTCCAGTCGCCAGGCAGGTCAGGGATGCCATAGGTCATCACGGTGTTGAAGGCGATCGGCTCCAGTCCGCATTCCTTCACCCAGGCCAGAAGCTCCTCGTGGCGCACATCGATGTCGGTCCGCAAAGGGCGGTCCGTACCGGTGGCAAGTGAGGTGATCAGCGCCTTGGCCGTGTGCGTGTCCCGGGCGATCAGGGGGCCGATGACATGGGTGTCCATATTGGGCCAGAGCGCCGCGTACCCAGTGAGCACCCCGTCCTCCTCCGCCACCAGGAGCAGGTCCGCGAAGGCGGGCAGCCGGGTGATCATGGAAGTGCGGTCCTGGCCGAAGACGTCGGCGTCCAGGCGCAGCACGGCCGGAAGGTCCTCGGCGGTGGCCGGGCGGGTTGCCACCGTGGATGCGAGTCCGGAGTGGGTGAAATGGCCGCGCACCATCTCCGCGCGGCCCGTGACGGCGAAGCCCAGCTCCTCGTACAGCGGCCTGCCGTTGGGAGTGGCGTGGAGGGTGATCGGGGTGTCCCCGGTCTCCGCGATGACGTGTTTCATCAGACGGCGCCCGAACCCCAGTCGGGCGTATCGCTCGGCGACGAGCACCATGCCGATCGCGGCGAGTCCGGGGTCCTCGGTGCGTCGGGGGCCGTACGAGGTGAGCACGCACGCGGCGGCCAGTCCCTTGGTGTCCGGGGCGTCGACTCCGTAGCCGGTCCCTGCCGTCAGCAGCAGACCCCACTTGTGGTCTTCGCGCGGCCAGCCGCGGTCTTCGGAGAGGTCGGCACAGGCGCTGAGGTCGTCCCAGGTCAGGCGTCTGATCGGGAGCTCGGAGAGCGGCATCGGCATAGGGGTCAGGCTGTCCGACTCAGCGACCGTTCGTCCAGCGCTTTTGGTGATGTCGCGGGCGCGCGGAGCCGACGGCCGCGCCTGGTCAGGCCCCATGGCTTGAGGACGGAGATGACCGTCATGAAGACGTAGGTGCTCAGGGAGACGGCGGGGCCCATCACCAGGTCGAGGGGGTCGGCGAGCACACCGCCCGCAGCGACGGTGTCGGCTGCCCTGGTGACACCCGGACGCAGTGCGAAAGCGGTGGCAATGGTCGTAGCGAGCGTGAGCCAGAACTTCGTACAGACCCAGCGATACCGGGCCAACCCCCACTTGGTGCCCAGGGACAGGACGAGCCCACTGGCCAGCGTGAGCAAGGCAACCGGCAGCACGAGCCAGTCGGT encodes:
- a CDS encoding GNAT family N-acetyltransferase, whose translation is MNELQIRPAVHDDIPAIVALLADDPLGAQRESPDDLDPYNAAFERLADDPNQHQTVAVRGDRVVGVLQLTIIPGLSRRGATRSIIEGVRVHADERGTGLGTQLVEWAVAESRRQGCRLVQLTSDVSRTDAHRFYKRLGFEASHVGFKLSI
- a CDS encoding MarR family winged helix-turn-helix transcriptional regulator; this translates as MSATDPALTSLSQGWCALSLLHGKIEAHIERALEANHGLSVREFSLLDVLSRQHDGEGGHLQMKQVADAVVLSQSATTRLVTRLEDRGLLSRYLCPTDRRGIYTNVSEAGLRLLAEARPTNDTALREALDEAAKNPELAPLVTAVEALGVPAQRAATA
- a CDS encoding GNAT family N-acetyltransferase, with the translated sequence MPMPLSELPIRRLTWDDLSACADLSEDRGWPREDHKWGLLLTAGTGYGVDAPDTKGLAAACVLTSYGPRRTEDPGLAAIGMVLVAERYARLGFGRRLMKHVIAETGDTPITLHATPNGRPLYEELGFAVTGRAEMVRGHFTHSGLASTVATRPATAEDLPAVLRLDADVFGQDRTSMITRLPAFADLLLVAEEDGVLTGYAALWPNMDTHVIGPLIARDTHTAKALITSLATGTDRPLRTDIDVRHEELLAWVKECGLEPIAFNTVMTYGIPDLPGDWTRRFAPLTVAAG
- a CDS encoding DUF2269 domain-containing protein: MKPLTRPARRAILVVHVTASAGWLGLTLGLLSLALTAYTTESAVMIEAACRSMKVFTDWLVLPVALLTLASGLVLSLGTKWGLARYRWVCTKFWLTLATTIATAFALRPGVTRAADTVAAGGVLADPLDLVMGPAVSLSTYVFMTVISVLKPWGLTRRGRRLRAPATSPKALDERSLSRTA